GGCAAAGAAAAGACGAAAGGAACTTATGATGCCGCCAAACAGCAACTGACCATCGACAGCGACGGTGGGTATTCACAATTGATTATTCAGCCCAAAGGCAATCGCTGGAGCCTCAAATTTTCGACTGCTGATTAACGAAATTTCAACAGGTTTGATAAGTAAGATCTGTGTAAATCATATGGATCATAAAAATCTGCGTTCTATCATCCAGGCTCAATTGACCTCAAGCTCATCCACAGCCAGTTGAGCAGGTTTACCCGGATTGCGCAACCCTGCTGGTACCAGATTGACATTGTGAGCGATAATACGAACGTAACGGGCCTGAGTGGGAGCGAAATCGAACGGGAGTCGGACGAAACCGCGTTTGCCTCCTTCGGCTGCGTTGGTTTTCGCTGTTAGCACTGGCGTGAATGTTTTGCCATCCTCCGATACGGATAGGTCGACCTGTTTGGGCAGGCAAAGGTTTCGGGCGGTATACTTCAGAAAGCCAATCCGTACCCGTTCTACGGTTTCTGGTTTTCCGAGGTCGATAACCACGTTGAAATCATTCCTGAACGCAACGACTCCGGCTACTTCATACCCGCCCATACTACCCGTATTGCCATCGGTAAGACTATACCCTCTGTCGGGCCGCCCACTAGTG
This window of the Spirosoma aerolatum genome carries:
- a CDS encoding discoidin domain-containing protein; its protein translation is MGGYEVAGVVAFRNDFNVVIDLGKPETVERVRIGFLKYTARNLCLPKQVDLSVSEDGKTFTPVLTAKTNAAEGGKRGFVRLPFDFAPTQARYVRIIAHNVNLVPAGLRNPGKPAQLAVDELEVN